The proteins below are encoded in one region of Streptomyces sp. NBC_00490:
- a CDS encoding CBS domain-containing protein — translation MHGTPHIVSDVMTHTVAAIGRGASFKEIVRMMHDWKVSALPVLEGEGRVVGVVSEADLLPKEEFRDSDPDRYTQLRRLSDLAKAGAVTAGELMTSPALTVHADATLAQAARALARAKVKRLPVVDELGMLQGIVSRADLLKVFLRDDEEIAEEVRREVVSYLFPAPASAVRVTVGDGVVTLSGRIRDTSLVPVAARLVRAVEGVVNVDFDLAEHGGSSESAAAHSGHSEGENASPS, via the coding sequence ATGCACGGCACCCCGCACATCGTCAGCGACGTGATGACCCACACCGTCGCCGCCATCGGCCGTGGTGCCTCGTTCAAGGAGATCGTGCGGATGATGCACGACTGGAAGGTCAGCGCCCTGCCCGTCCTGGAGGGCGAGGGCCGCGTCGTCGGAGTCGTGTCCGAGGCTGACCTGCTGCCCAAGGAGGAGTTCCGGGACAGCGACCCCGACCGGTACACCCAGCTGCGACGCCTGTCCGACCTCGCCAAGGCCGGCGCGGTCACCGCCGGGGAACTGATGACCTCTCCGGCCCTCACGGTCCACGCCGACGCAACGCTCGCGCAGGCCGCGCGGGCCTTGGCGCGCGCCAAGGTCAAGCGGCTGCCGGTCGTCGACGAACTGGGCATGCTGCAGGGCATCGTCAGCCGCGCCGACCTGCTCAAGGTGTTCCTGCGCGACGACGAGGAGATCGCGGAGGAGGTACGCCGGGAGGTGGTGTCGTACCTCTTCCCCGCGCCGGCGTCAGCCGTACGCGTGACGGTGGGGGACGGAGTCGTGACGCTCAGCGGCCGCATCCGGGACACATCCCTGGTGCCTGTGGCCGCACGTCTGGTCCGGGCCGTCGAGGGTGTCGTCAACGTGGACTTCGACCTCGCCGAGCACGGCGGTTCCTCCGAGTCGGCCGCTGCCCATTCAGGCCACAGCGAGGGCGAGAACGCGTCGCCGTCATGA
- a CDS encoding Crp/Fnr family transcriptional regulator yields the protein MNAPATAGMLQALPAEHRHRLMRFAREVSFPQGTRLFEEGGKADRFWIIRTGTVALDMHVPGRRAAVIEALDHNQLIGWSWLFAPHSWHLGAEATSPVRAYEFDATTIRSMCQDDPALGASVAQWVGCVLAHRLRSARTRLLDLYAPYGSGSLL from the coding sequence ATGAACGCTCCCGCCACGGCCGGCATGCTCCAGGCACTGCCGGCCGAGCACCGCCATCGGCTGATGCGCTTCGCCCGGGAGGTGTCGTTCCCGCAGGGCACCCGCCTCTTCGAGGAAGGCGGCAAGGCGGATAGGTTCTGGATAATCCGTACCGGCACCGTCGCTCTCGACATGCACGTGCCAGGCCGCCGCGCGGCCGTCATCGAGGCCCTCGACCACAACCAACTCATCGGCTGGTCCTGGCTGTTCGCCCCGCACAGCTGGCACCTGGGCGCCGAGGCGACCAGCCCGGTGCGCGCCTACGAGTTCGACGCCACCACGATCCGGTCGATGTGCCAGGACGACCCCGCGCTCGGCGCGAGCGTCGCCCAGTGGGTGGGCTGCGTCCTCGCCCACCGCCTGCGCTCGGCCCGCACCCGGCTGCTGGACCTGTATGCCCCCTACGGCAGCGGCAGCCTCCTGTGA